Proteins from one Synechococcus sp. UW179A genomic window:
- a CDS encoding aminotransferase class V-fold PLP-dependent enzyme — protein sequence MLRKLCPALANKTYFNYGGQGPLPTPSLEAITTSWKRIQELGPFTTDIWPYISSEVNKTRGRLARLCNVPAHRLALSENVTTGCVLPLWGLPLDDGDHILISDCEHPGVVAACHELARRRQLQVHTLPVKQCRLGHDQQARTNRDVLAALEQQLTSRTRLVVLSHLLWNTGQQMPIAAVAAELQQHPAQPYLLVDAAQSVGQIPVGEAAQAADIYAFTGHKWTCGPEGLGGVALSERMLTEAHPTVIGWRSLQDETRAVADDPDPFHHDSRRFEVATSCVPLMAGLRCSLELLDQEGSDGARLERIRSLSEQLWRDLQSIPGVSPLLDGPPPAGLVSFQMHSETTAATPADVVKALGADQIWIRDLADPICLRACTHICTSENDMVQLIDQLRTLSAKGR from the coding sequence ATGCTGAGAAAACTCTGCCCCGCCCTGGCCAACAAGACCTACTTCAACTACGGCGGGCAGGGGCCGCTGCCAACGCCCTCTCTGGAGGCCATCACCACCAGCTGGAAACGGATCCAGGAACTCGGCCCCTTCACCACAGACATCTGGCCCTACATCAGCTCCGAAGTGAACAAAACTCGCGGTCGTCTGGCGCGGTTATGCAATGTGCCAGCCCATCGGCTCGCCCTCAGCGAAAACGTGACGACAGGATGTGTGCTGCCGCTCTGGGGCCTCCCCCTGGACGATGGCGACCACATTCTGATCAGCGACTGTGAGCACCCCGGAGTCGTAGCGGCCTGCCATGAGCTGGCTCGGCGCCGCCAGCTGCAGGTTCACACGCTGCCGGTGAAGCAGTGCAGGCTCGGCCACGATCAGCAGGCCCGCACCAATCGCGACGTACTGGCGGCCCTCGAACAGCAGCTCACCAGCCGAACCCGGCTGGTGGTGTTGTCGCATCTGCTCTGGAACACCGGTCAGCAGATGCCGATCGCAGCAGTTGCCGCAGAGCTACAACAGCACCCGGCACAGCCCTACTTACTCGTGGATGCTGCACAGAGCGTCGGCCAGATCCCCGTTGGGGAGGCGGCACAAGCGGCCGATATCTATGCCTTTACCGGGCACAAATGGACCTGTGGTCCGGAAGGGCTGGGTGGGGTGGCGCTCTCAGAGCGCATGCTCACGGAGGCCCATCCCACCGTGATCGGCTGGCGCAGCCTTCAGGATGAAACGCGGGCTGTAGCTGATGATCCAGACCCCTTCCATCACGACAGCCGTCGCTTTGAGGTGGCCACCAGCTGCGTGCCATTGATGGCTGGTCTGCGCTGCTCTCTTGAGCTGTTAGATCAGGAAGGCTCGGATGGTGCTCGACTCGAGCGCATCCGCTCTCTGAGCGAACAGCTGTGGAGAGATCTGCAGTCGATCCCCGGGGTCTCACCACTACTTGATGGGCCACCCCCTGCTGGTCTCGTGAGTTTCCAAATGCACTCTGAAACAACGGCAGCAACACCAGCCGATGTGGTGAAAGCACTGGGGGCAGATCAGATCTGGATCCGTGATTTGGCAGATCCGATCTGCCTGCGAGCCTGCACCCATATCTGCACCAGCGAGAACGACATGGTGCAACTCATCGATCAGCTTCGGACGCTGTCAGCAAAGGGCAGGTAG
- a CDS encoding alpha/beta hydrolase produces the protein MKNTFQKLIILSSFFWAFQASAQVNFTEIDGSLLHSQYHPNPHSKFKGTVVFQNGTGSSLEAWSTNKTFFECIKQLGNLFMYDRSGLGKSSPDFSVSSANPITAQHVNSKFVQLLDRNRIKSPYILVSHSYGGLYAGYFARKYPNSVAGMLMVDPVPSNFLYSDRIQNQFDIALTTIGTIPSREAYKLYGVSRQSKNNGITADGFYQQKGFKTSKRQVAELPLMSSTFPIIIMSSTEMNSSAPIKGNWHSLQKQWLNQNPNSTALKAQGGHFIQIEHPKLVCEQLNHLVKIAAQQSKPNR, from the coding sequence ATGAAAAATACATTCCAAAAACTAATAATTTTATCTTCTTTTTTCTGGGCTTTTCAGGCTTCTGCTCAGGTCAATTTCACTGAAATTGACGGCAGTCTTTTGCATTCTCAATACCACCCAAATCCTCATTCAAAATTCAAAGGCACCGTTGTCTTTCAAAATGGGACGGGATCATCATTAGAAGCATGGTCTACAAACAAAACGTTCTTTGAATGCATCAAACAACTCGGCAATCTGTTCATGTACGACAGAAGCGGCCTAGGCAAAAGCTCACCAGATTTCAGCGTCTCTTCAGCGAATCCGATCACAGCGCAACACGTCAATTCCAAATTTGTCCAACTCCTAGACAGGAATCGAATCAAATCACCATATATTCTCGTTTCACACTCATACGGTGGACTTTATGCAGGATATTTTGCACGCAAATATCCTAACTCAGTCGCCGGCATGCTGATGGTTGATCCAGTGCCGAGCAATTTCCTGTATTCAGACCGGATTCAAAATCAATTTGACATCGCCCTCACAACAATTGGAACAATCCCTAGCAGGGAAGCCTACAAGCTATACGGTGTTTCAAGACAAAGCAAAAACAATGGAATAACAGCCGATGGGTTTTATCAACAGAAAGGATTTAAGACAAGCAAAAGGCAAGTGGCAGAACTGCCACTGATGAGCAGCACATTTCCAATCATCATCATGTCATCTACTGAAATGAATTCCAGTGCTCCAATCAAAGGAAATTGGCATAGCCTGCAAAAGCAATGGTTAAACCAGAATCCAAACAGCACGGCTCTCAAAGCTCAGGGTGGCCACTTCATACAGATCGAGCATCCCAAGCTCGTTTGCGAACAACTCAATCATCTCGTGAAAATAGCAGCACAGCAATCAAAGCCAAATCGATAG